The sequence CCCTGGCCGACGCGGTGGTCGGCGACGCGCTGGAGAGCGGGCGCGCCCTCGTGCGGGCCGACGGGAGCCTGGCGAGGGTGGCCGGGGTCGTGCGGGAGCGCGAGGCGTCGGCCCGCGAGTTCTTCTCCCGCCCGCGGGAGCGCGAACGCGTGGACGCGGTCGACGAGACGGTGCTCGCGTACGTGGCCACCCTCTCTACGCTGCTCCCCGCGCGCGCTCTCGCGGTGGACGCCGGCACCGGCGACGGCGGGCTCCTCGACGTGCTCGCGCCGTCGTTCGAACGGGTGGTGGCGATCGATCGCTCGCCCGCGCAGCTCGAGGCAGCGCGCGCCCGCGTGGCCCAGCGCGGCTTCCGAAACGTCGAGCTGCTCGCCGGCGAGCTCGGCGATGCGGCCGTGAGCGAGCGCCTCGCGGGCCGGGCCGACGTGGTCTTCGCCGCCCGTATCCTGCACCACGCGCCGCGCCCCGGCGACCTCGTGCGGCGGCTCGCGGAGCTGTGCCGCCCCGCGGGCGACGCTCCCGGCGGAGCGCTCCTCGTCCTCGACTACGCCTCGCACGACGACGAGTCGATGCGCGACGAGGCCGACGTGTGGCTCGGCTTCGAGGCGCACGAGCTGCTCTCGTTCGCGCGTTCGGCCGGCCTCGAGGACGCGCGGGTCTCGCCGGTGCCCGCCGCGCTGCGTGGCCACGGGAAGGACGCGCACCTCGCCTGGCAGATCCTCGTCGCGCGCCGCGGCCCGGCGACGGCGACCGAGCGCGGCCCGCGCCGAAGCTCCCCCGAGGAGCGGGGCCCAGCCCCCGCCCCCGCGCTCACCGACACGAAGAAGAAGAAGGGCGCGCGCGCCGCGGCGCCCAAGCACTGACGCGAGAACCGTACGGACCGCAGAGAAGAGCGGCCGCCAGAGGAGAAACGAACATGAGCAACGAGAAGAATTTCAAGGTCAAGGACATCTCACTCGCCGAGTGGGGCCGCAAAGAGATCGAGATCGCCGAGAGCGAGATGCCGGGCCTCATGGCCATCCGCAAGGAGTACGGCCCCTCGCAGCCGCTGAAGGGCGCGCGCGTCGCTGGCTGCCTCCACATGACCACCCAGACGGCGGTGCTCATCGAGACCCTCACCGCGCTCGGCGCGGAGGTCACCTGGACCTCGTGCAACATCTTCTCGACGGTCGATCAGGCCGCCGCCGCGATCGCCGCGACCGGCGTGCCCGTGTTCGCCTGGAAGGGCATGACCGAGAAGGAGTACGAGGAGTGCCTCGAGGCGCAGATCTACGCCTTCAAGGGCGGCAAGGGTCCGAACCTCATCCTCGACGACGGCGGCGACCTCACCGTGTGGATCCACCAGCGCCACGCGGGGCTCTTCTCGGGGAGCGATCCCATCCGTGGCCTCTCCGAGGAGACCACCACGGGCGTGCACCGGCTCTACGAGATGAGCAAGGCCGGGACGCTCAAGGTGCCCGCCA is a genomic window of Myxococcales bacterium containing:
- a CDS encoding metalloregulator ArsR/SmtB family transcription factor — encoded protein: MAAELTPATLGGSQRWELYRVLSEPARLRLLALAAEEELGIGELAELLGESQPNVSRHAATLKGLGLLAVRREGTRAFVRVSGTALADAVVGDALESGRALVRADGSLARVAGVVREREASAREFFSRPRERERVDAVDETVLAYVATLSTLLPARALAVDAGTGDGGLLDVLAPSFERVVAIDRSPAQLEAARARVAQRGFRNVELLAGELGDAAVSERLAGRADVVFAARILHHAPRPGDLVRRLAELCRPAGDAPGGALLVLDYASHDDESMRDEADVWLGFEAHELLSFARSAGLEDARVSPVPAALRGHGKDAHLAWQILVARRGPATATERGPRRSSPEERGPAPAPALTDTKKKKGARAAAPKH